From a region of the Candidatus Methylacidiphilales bacterium genome:
- a CDS encoding HI0074 family nucleotidyltransferase substrate-binding subunit, which yields MDKLQKAFNRLLEATKIDNPNELEIDGTIQRFEFTYELVWKTLKIYLEELGHQDTSSPKAVLKTAFKAQIITDDQTWLAMFNDRNTLTHRYSDTDSRSIHRQITTKYITAIQDLINYLNNHSE from the coding sequence ATGGATAAGCTACAAAAAGCATTTAATAGGCTACTTGAAGCAACAAAAATAGATAACCCAAATGAACTTGAGATTGATGGCACCATTCAACGATTTGAATTCACTTATGAGCTAGTTTGGAAAACATTAAAGATTTACCTAGAAGAACTAGGACATCAAGATACATCATCCCCTAAAGCAGTCTTAAAAACTGCATTTAAAGCTCAAATTATTACGGATGACCAAACATGGCTAGCCATGTTTAATGATAGAAACACACTAACTCATAGATATTCTGATACTGATAGTAGAAGCATCCACAGACAAATAACGACTAAGTACATAACTGCTATTCAAGATCTTATTAACTACCTCAACAATCATTCAGAATGA
- a CDS encoding class I SAM-dependent DNA methyltransferase, whose amino-acid sequence MANNNKGNSEPIEKTLFKAADKLRKNMDAAEYKHVVLGLIFLKYISDSFEELHTIIKEGEGDHSSANPEDKDEYLAEKVFFVPEKARWSYLYARAKTPTIGKDIDDAMESIEKENSSLKTILPKVYARPNLDKDGLGGLIDLIGNIKLGTEAAKSKDLLGRVYEYFLGEFANSEGKKGGQFYTPKSIVRLMVEMIEPFDGRVYDPACGSGGMFIMCEKFIKNHEGNIDNISINGQESNQTTYRLCRMNLAIRGIEGSQVKWNTQGSFLDDMHPDLKADFVLANPPFNDSDWSGHLLQKDLRWKYGTPPVNNANFAWLQHMIYHLSTKGVMACVLANGSLSSQSSNEDVIRQGMIKDDLVDCIVALPKQLFYNTGIPACIWFISRKRTGNGDRKRSGEILFIDASDLGFMADRTHRDFTDDDITKISKTYHSWRKKGKAYKDILGFCKSATLQEISKQNFVLTPGRYVGIKDEIDDGIPFEKKIAELTSTLATQINEENKLNQEIKKQLKNIGLNLKI is encoded by the coding sequence ATGGCAAATAATAATAAGGGCAATTCAGAGCCGATTGAGAAAACACTTTTTAAAGCAGCGGATAAGTTACGCAAAAATATGGATGCGGCTGAATACAAACATGTCGTACTAGGACTAATATTCTTAAAATACATATCTGATTCATTTGAAGAACTACATACGATAATCAAAGAAGGCGAGGGTGATCATAGTAGTGCTAATCCTGAAGATAAAGATGAATATCTTGCTGAAAAAGTTTTCTTTGTACCAGAAAAAGCTCGTTGGTCTTATCTTTATGCCCGTGCTAAAACACCTACTATTGGTAAGGATATTGATGATGCAATGGAAAGCATCGAAAAGGAAAATTCTTCGCTTAAAACGATTTTACCAAAGGTCTATGCTCGCCCCAATCTAGATAAAGATGGGCTTGGCGGATTGATAGATTTAATTGGTAATATTAAATTAGGTACTGAAGCAGCTAAATCAAAGGACTTGCTCGGTAGAGTGTATGAATATTTTCTAGGTGAATTTGCTAATTCGGAAGGAAAAAAAGGTGGGCAATTTTATACACCAAAATCAATTGTCAGATTAATGGTTGAAATGATTGAGCCTTTTGATGGCAGGGTATATGATCCTGCCTGTGGTAGTGGCGGCATGTTTATCATGTGTGAAAAATTTATAAAAAACCATGAAGGTAATATTGATAATATTTCCATTAATGGCCAAGAAAGCAACCAGACCACATACCGCTTGTGTCGTATGAATCTTGCGATTCGAGGAATTGAGGGTAGTCAGGTTAAATGGAATACGCAAGGTTCATTTCTAGATGATATGCATCCCGATCTCAAAGCTGATTTTGTCTTAGCTAACCCACCTTTTAATGATAGTGATTGGTCAGGGCATCTATTACAAAAAGACCTACGGTGGAAATATGGCACACCACCAGTAAACAATGCAAACTTTGCATGGCTCCAGCATATGATCTATCATCTCTCAACAAAGGGCGTGATGGCATGTGTGTTAGCAAATGGTTCGCTTTCTTCACAATCAAGCAATGAAGATGTGATTAGACAAGGTATGATTAAAGATGATTTGGTAGATTGCATTGTTGCACTACCTAAACAGCTTTTCTATAATACTGGAATTCCTGCTTGCATATGGTTCATCTCAAGAAAAAGAACTGGTAATGGTGATCGTAAAAGAAGTGGAGAAATCCTCTTTATTGACGCCTCTGATCTTGGTTTTATGGCAGATAGAACTCATCGAGATTTTACAGATGACGACATTACTAAAATATCCAAAACATATCATTCTTGGAGGAAGAAAGGTAAAGCCTATAAAGATATACTTGGATTCTGCAAATCTGCTACTCTTCAGGAAATCTCTAAGCAAAACTTTGTGCTAACACCTGGACGATATGTTGGAATTAAAGATGAGATTGATGACGGCATCCCATTTGAAAAGAAGATAGCTGAGCTCACCTCAACACTTGCAACCCAGATAAACGAAGAAAATAAACTAAACCAAGAGATAAAGAAGCAATTAAAAAATATTGGCCTAAATTTAAAAATCTAA
- a CDS encoding DUF1524 domain-containing protein, whose amino-acid sequence MTENVSLNVNKSSLGKKYIEYLGNKVALDKKTNIKAGDKYFKLKKEKYNLSLESKKIWNPAVQELCYHNKDDWTKEDIIKRTNKIKDTILKFIGTEIKI is encoded by the coding sequence ATGACTGAAAATGTTAGTTTAAATGTAAATAAATCTTCACTTGGCAAGAAATATATTGAATATCTTGGTAATAAAGTTGCGCTTGATAAGAAAACCAACATTAAAGCTGGAGATAAGTATTTTAAGCTAAAGAAAGAAAAATATAATTTGTCACTTGAAAGTAAAAAAATATGGAATCCTGCAGTTCAAGAATTATGTTATCACAATAAAGATGATTGGACGAAAGAAGATATTATTAAGAGAACAAATAAAATTAAAGACACCATATTAAAATTTATTGGTACTGAAATTAAAATATAA
- a CDS encoding ImmA/IrrE family metallo-endopeptidase codes for MGINNNPVPKEYKLHDLVTDIPKIEPSTLTNEEIMRLAEQKAERLGYKPGEDLTELVKNINGRIEYCNYDFDYENKISGAISIATDKSFVVYIPKGTSFKRDRFTIAHELGHYYLHANEGAIPSVFKREIASDKMEYQANYFAGAFLMPSESFRDENSRLHGDDNKNIKLSIHFNVSDAAIAVRLKTLNLN; via the coding sequence ATGGGTATTAATAACAACCCAGTCCCAAAAGAATATAAATTGCACGATTTAGTCACCGACATACCAAAAATAGAACCAAGCACTTTAACTAATGAAGAAATAATGCGGCTTGCAGAGCAAAAGGCAGAGCGTCTAGGGTATAAACCTGGAGAAGACTTAACTGAGCTAGTTAAAAATATTAATGGAAGAATTGAATATTGTAATTATGATTTTGATTACGAAAATAAAATCTCTGGAGCTATAAGTATAGCAACAGACAAATCCTTTGTCGTTTATATTCCAAAAGGAACTTCTTTTAAACGAGATAGATTTACGATTGCACATGAGCTCGGACATTACTACCTTCATGCAAATGAGGGGGCGATTCCCAGTGTTTTCAAGAGAGAAATTGCTAGTGATAAAATGGAATATCAAGCTAATTATTTTGCAGGGGCATTTCTAATGCCAAGCGAATCTTTTAGAGATGAAAATAGTAGATTGCATGGTGATGACAATAAGAATATTAAATTATCAATTCATTTCAATGTTTCCGATGCCGCTATTGCTGTCAGACTAAAAACATTAAATTTGAATTAA
- the htpX gene encoding protease HtpX, protein MRIMLFLVANILIMITLSITASILAPFFGIQLGSNSLTTLFFFGTIFGFGGAFISLALSKYFAKLSMGVKIIDRPQNSSEQFIKDTVARMAQQAGIGMPEVGVFDHQLPNAFATGMNKNNALVAVSTGLLNHLNKEEVEAVIGHEISHISNGDMVTMTLLQGLLNTFVFVLARVIGGIIDNALNKGRNQSSGRGIGYFFTVMILEILLGILASIILMWFSRRREYRADEGGARLAGTQNMINALLAIQRSTQPQAEGLPKSVAALGINGSAVAMLFRTHPTIESRVEYLKSLGNI, encoded by the coding sequence ATGAGAATAATGCTTTTTTTAGTCGCCAACATTTTGATAATGATCACCTTATCAATTACTGCATCTATATTAGCCCCATTTTTCGGCATACAACTTGGCAGTAATAGCCTAACTACCCTATTTTTCTTCGGAACAATTTTTGGCTTCGGCGGAGCATTCATCTCACTAGCCCTCTCCAAATACTTTGCTAAACTTTCTATGGGCGTTAAGATCATAGACCGACCACAGAACAGCTCAGAACAATTTATTAAAGACACCGTAGCCAGAATGGCACAACAAGCAGGTATCGGTATGCCAGAAGTTGGTGTCTTTGATCATCAACTACCCAACGCTTTTGCAACTGGCATGAACAAAAATAACGCACTAGTCGCAGTGAGTACAGGACTACTCAACCATCTCAACAAAGAAGAAGTAGAAGCAGTGATTGGACATGAGATCAGCCATATCAGCAACGGAGACATGGTCACCATGACACTCCTACAAGGATTACTCAACACCTTTGTTTTTGTCCTAGCTCGAGTAATCGGTGGCATCATAGACAATGCACTCAACAAAGGCAGAAATCAATCATCAGGTCGTGGCATAGGATACTTCTTTACCGTCATGATCCTTGAAATACTACTCGGCATCCTTGCTTCTATTATCCTCATGTGGTTTTCAAGACGCAGAGAATACCGAGCAGACGAAGGTGGCGCAAGACTAGCAGGAACACAAAACATGATCAACGCACTGCTCGCCATTCAACGATCCACCCAACCACAAGCAGAAGGACTCCCTAAATCAGTCGCAGCACTCGGCATCAATGGCAGTGCAGTAGCAATGTTATTTCGCACCCACCCAACCATTGAGAGCAGGGTGGAGTATTTGAAGTCGTTGGGGAATATTTAG
- the parC gene encoding DNA topoisomerase IV subunit A, with amino-acid sequence MKTKNKIKINKKISSPITKAAIDSVLVHDFSERSYLDYAMYVILNRALPHIADGLKPVQRRIIYAMSELGLNATAKYKKSARTVGDVLGKFHPHGDSACYEAMVLMAQPFAFRYPYIDGQGNWGSIDDPSSFAAMRYTEAKLSPFANLLLDELAMGTVTWQKNFDGTLDEPTLLPAKLPMALINGASGIAVGMATDIPPHNMLEVGKATIALLKNSKLSLDDLMEFIPAPDFASGCEIVSSREEIKQCYQTGNGTIRVRARYRVEKGNCIISALPYQVATASMVSQLASLIEQKKLPMIEEVRDESDREENVRIVIVPKSKQMPHNEIMEHLFATTDLEKSVRINFNVINLQGAPQVFGLKPFLSTWLSYRQKTVTNRLRYRLDKLNDRLHILDGLLAIYASIDEVIKIIRNAEEPKQALIKKFKLSEQQADAILEIRLRQLAKLEEIKIKDEHRTLSAERKEIKEVLSDEKKLKQLIIKELNQSLEQCGDERQCPIVSREKPTALSAQSLIEEREITIVASKGGWIRSAQGHSFDTTNVTYKPGDTFLAAINAKTNFQTMFLDTKGRAYTTMSHDLASIRGLGEPLSARVNLQTGATLSGLINTSEDTPIALASSNGFGFKTTYRELITKNKNGKQVIKVTNAQAINPITLHNEFLALFTSTSRILVVKTNKLPQTINAKGERLIQLSTSKKQPELLIAMVGFDHKQSITITLKNNSTITMSAKQLLEYSGKIGNAGKPHHKNLSDLIYVIINSN; translated from the coding sequence ATGAAAACCAAAAATAAAATTAAAATAAATAAAAAAATTTCCTCACCCATTACTAAAGCCGCGATTGATTCAGTGCTGGTGCATGATTTTAGTGAACGATCCTATTTAGACTATGCAATGTATGTGATTTTAAATCGCGCCTTGCCACATATTGCCGATGGCTTAAAGCCGGTGCAACGAAGAATTATTTATGCCATGAGTGAGCTAGGACTTAATGCTACTGCTAAGTACAAAAAATCAGCAAGAACGGTAGGTGATGTGCTTGGAAAATTTCACCCACATGGCGACTCTGCTTGCTATGAAGCCATGGTATTAATGGCGCAACCTTTTGCGTTTCGTTATCCTTATATTGACGGGCAGGGTAACTGGGGATCAATCGATGACCCCTCGTCATTTGCAGCTATGCGCTATACCGAAGCGAAGCTATCTCCCTTTGCTAATCTTTTGTTAGATGAACTTGCCATGGGCACCGTGACTTGGCAAAAAAACTTTGATGGCACCTTAGATGAGCCAACATTATTGCCTGCGAAGCTCCCCATGGCGCTTATTAATGGAGCGAGCGGAATAGCCGTTGGGATGGCAACCGATATTCCACCTCACAACATGCTTGAAGTGGGTAAAGCCACCATTGCCTTGCTCAAGAATTCTAAACTTAGCCTTGATGATCTTATGGAGTTTATTCCTGCACCAGACTTTGCTAGTGGTTGTGAGATAGTTAGTTCAAGAGAAGAAATCAAACAATGTTATCAAACTGGTAATGGCACCATTCGCGTGCGGGCCAGGTATCGCGTAGAAAAAGGCAACTGCATCATCTCAGCATTACCGTATCAAGTCGCCACCGCAAGTATGGTAAGTCAACTCGCCTCGTTAATTGAACAAAAAAAACTACCTATGATAGAAGAGGTTCGCGATGAATCCGACCGAGAAGAAAATGTCCGCATTGTCATAGTGCCAAAATCAAAACAGATGCCTCATAATGAAATCATGGAACATCTTTTCGCTACTACTGACTTAGAAAAAAGCGTACGGATTAATTTTAATGTAATTAACCTACAAGGCGCTCCGCAAGTGTTTGGATTAAAACCATTCCTCTCCACCTGGCTCTCCTACCGACAAAAAACTGTCACCAATAGATTACGCTACCGGTTAGATAAATTAAATGATCGCCTGCATATCTTAGATGGACTTCTTGCGATTTACGCATCAATTGATGAGGTAATTAAAATTATCAGGAACGCAGAGGAGCCCAAACAAGCATTAATAAAAAAATTTAAGCTGAGCGAACAACAGGCAGATGCCATCTTGGAAATAAGACTACGACAACTCGCAAAACTAGAAGAAATAAAAATCAAAGACGAGCACCGCACCCTAAGTGCAGAGCGTAAAGAGATCAAAGAAGTTCTATCAGATGAAAAGAAACTTAAACAGCTCATTATCAAGGAGCTTAATCAATCACTCGAACAATGTGGCGATGAACGACAATGCCCAATTGTCTCCAGAGAAAAACCCACAGCACTTTCAGCCCAATCACTTATAGAAGAGCGTGAGATTACTATTGTGGCGAGTAAAGGTGGCTGGATTCGTAGTGCGCAAGGGCATTCATTTGATACCACAAATGTCACTTACAAACCTGGCGATACTTTTCTAGCAGCCATCAATGCCAAAACTAATTTTCAGACTATGTTCCTAGATACCAAAGGGAGAGCCTACACCACCATGAGCCATGATTTAGCTTCTATCCGAGGACTAGGTGAACCCCTTTCAGCACGAGTTAATCTTCAAACTGGTGCCACCCTATCAGGATTGATTAATACCAGCGAAGACACTCCAATCGCATTAGCCTCATCCAATGGTTTCGGGTTCAAAACCACCTACCGAGAATTAATCACCAAAAATAAAAATGGCAAACAAGTCATCAAGGTCACCAATGCCCAAGCGATAAACCCCATCACCTTACATAATGAATTTTTAGCGCTCTTCACCTCTACTTCCAGAATCCTCGTTGTCAAAACTAACAAACTCCCTCAAACCATCAATGCCAAAGGTGAGAGACTTATTCAACTTTCCACTTCCAAAAAGCAACCAGAACTTCTCATCGCTATGGTCGGTTTTGATCATAAACAATCCATTACCATTACGCTTAAAAACAATAGCACCATCACCATGTCAGCCAAACAACTCCTAGAATACTCAGGAAAAATCGGCAATGCTGGCAAGCCACACCATAAAAATCTCTCCGATTTAATTTATGTTATAATCAATTCAAATTAA
- the parE gene encoding DNA topoisomerase IV subunit B: MSKNYTAQDIEVLEGLTPVQKRPGMYTDTANPNHLVQEVIDNAIDEAQNGHANEISITIKSDGSIEVEDNGRGIPVDLHKKSNKSALEVIFTSLHSGAKFSNAQYAYAGGLHGVGISVVNALSEWLEVVVHREGNQYKLLFKHGVPTSPIKQSKAKDKKQHGTYIRFKPEAKYFDSVSLDYQALLQLLKAKAVLCNTVKITYTNKINQEKIVYFYPDGFTSYLKTIPMTRSCVHGKPICDTTKDATHSSVATWALLFSPEDEILQESYVNLIPTPEHGTHVAAFRTGIVQALKEFSEVRNCVPKHIKLSGEDILQHASFILSLKITNPQFAGQTKRKLSSKESVSFLTSMVSGQLSVWLNTHIAFGEAIIALAVEVAEERARAASRQAKKKSSAGVKLPGKLVDCTDPVGSGTELFLVEGDSAGGSAKQARDRKTQAILPLRGKILNTWEVSASVACASSEVANIATAIGVEPNAKTCSGLRYDKICILADADSDGAHIATLLCALFVKHFPILVESGKIFVAQPPLFRIDLGNQVHYAITEKDKDSYIQQLTPSAQKRVSVQRFKGLGEMNPEQLRETTLDPQTRCLIQLRMGEANKTTKMMSLLLAKQKSAERRKWLEEKGNSVAIN; this comes from the coding sequence ATGTCTAAAAATTATACCGCGCAGGATATTGAAGTATTAGAAGGTCTAACCCCCGTTCAAAAAAGACCGGGCATGTACACAGATACCGCAAACCCGAATCACCTCGTGCAAGAAGTGATAGATAACGCTATTGATGAAGCGCAAAACGGACATGCCAATGAAATTAGCATAACCATTAAATCAGATGGTAGTATAGAAGTTGAAGATAATGGCCGTGGCATTCCTGTTGATCTCCACAAAAAATCCAATAAAAGCGCGCTAGAGGTTATCTTTACCAGCCTGCATTCTGGAGCAAAGTTTTCTAACGCTCAATACGCCTACGCAGGTGGATTGCATGGAGTGGGGATTTCCGTGGTAAATGCCTTGAGTGAATGGCTAGAAGTTGTCGTGCATCGCGAAGGCAACCAATACAAGTTACTCTTTAAACATGGTGTGCCGACCTCACCGATAAAACAAAGCAAAGCTAAAGATAAAAAACAACATGGCACCTACATTAGATTTAAACCTGAAGCCAAGTATTTTGATTCCGTCTCGCTAGACTACCAAGCATTACTCCAACTATTGAAAGCTAAAGCAGTGCTCTGCAATACCGTAAAAATTACCTACACCAATAAAATCAATCAAGAAAAAATTGTTTATTTTTATCCAGATGGATTTACCAGTTATCTAAAAACAATTCCGATGACGCGCAGTTGTGTTCATGGTAAGCCAATCTGCGATACCACTAAAGACGCCACACATTCCAGTGTAGCAACCTGGGCGCTGTTGTTTAGTCCAGAAGATGAGATCCTACAAGAAAGCTATGTGAATTTAATCCCTACTCCAGAGCATGGTACTCATGTCGCAGCATTTCGCACTGGCATCGTGCAAGCACTTAAAGAATTTTCTGAAGTTAGAAATTGTGTGCCGAAACATATCAAACTAAGTGGCGAGGATATTCTGCAGCATGCTTCATTTATCTTGTCATTAAAAATTACTAATCCACAGTTTGCTGGTCAAACTAAACGAAAATTAAGCTCCAAAGAATCAGTTTCGTTCCTCACCTCTATGGTAAGTGGCCAGCTTAGTGTCTGGTTGAACACCCACATCGCTTTTGGCGAAGCTATTATAGCCCTCGCTGTGGAAGTTGCTGAGGAGCGAGCTCGCGCTGCTTCTCGCCAGGCAAAGAAAAAATCTAGTGCTGGGGTTAAACTTCCTGGCAAGCTAGTTGACTGCACCGATCCAGTTGGCTCTGGCACCGAACTGTTTCTGGTCGAGGGCGACAGCGCCGGTGGAAGCGCAAAGCAAGCACGCGATAGAAAAACCCAAGCGATTCTTCCCTTGCGTGGTAAGATTTTAAATACTTGGGAGGTCTCAGCTTCTGTAGCCTGTGCTTCAAGTGAAGTTGCTAATATTGCCACAGCAATCGGCGTAGAGCCGAATGCCAAGACCTGCTCGGGCTTGCGCTACGATAAGATTTGTATTTTAGCGGATGCTGATTCTGATGGCGCGCATATTGCCACTTTGCTCTGCGCACTTTTTGTTAAGCATTTTCCTATCCTTGTAGAGTCTGGAAAAATCTTCGTCGCGCAACCCCCATTATTTAGAATAGATCTTGGCAACCAAGTACATTATGCGATTACCGAAAAAGATAAAGATTCCTATATTCAGCAGCTAACTCCCAGTGCGCAAAAGCGAGTATCGGTGCAGAGATTTAAAGGATTAGGTGAGATGAACCCTGAACAATTGCGCGAAACTACCCTGGACCCACAAACGAGATGTTTGATTCAACTCAGGATGGGTGAAGCTAATAAAACTACTAAAATGATGAGTCTGCTCTTAGCGAAACAAAAAAGCGCAGAGCGAAGAAAATGGCTTGAAGAAAAAGGCAACAGTGTCGCGATAAACTAA
- a CDS encoding UvrD-helicase domain-containing protein, with protein MTLDLNQPHQSFVVTASAGSGKTHALLSRYLRLLVTTPNPAQILVVTFSRKSAQDVTRKIHELVRQAALGNQQEIEALLTRIGLTPSEKTILSLQSLYNKIYLGNQGLKIKTFHSFFLELVQTVPRGLGLALPGTVLDNPITLHDQVFNQLMQQPLRSEGSRHLLTLLIHVGGLFTTKKLLRQYLELRNTLALAQHAHGIGSLSYHWHKAGELFNTAVHREASRQFVFEYSDIELEAYGLLQHQDEFSYLYYTLYNRITHVLVDEFQDTNPLAWQCLHSLLSATMQQADDRGSRGFFIVGDNKQMIYSFRGALADMQPLAYLRLRESFGAESAELTTSHRCPTPILAFVNAVFSSCATLSSPSFTFSNHIASNPNKKGRVEIGHMFGDSAKQSKANAEQESMFVAKKIKDLVAGHMSIAGVAYRYSDVMILRKNRLRSQLLEKALAEVGVPFISDDEKNGYEDETVLALISLMRWVTRSTSTQANGSLLDFICSELAGLSQSNIQAILSLQELRIAQSETASSILLWDTLHLVVKQQANDLTLLLSTLEYCVSHWVEYTPHDLLTMVLAKLRFEERVYDFAPITPIAVAAFLDSALSFRQGRYPSMRDFLSYTEQLLELGALQLATPPTERDAVRILTIHAAKGLEAKVVFFMDVACPTEQGKYKTHLERNGLTISSVSLFDSNKPVTDKIKKNWEEAAMIELANLMYVALTRASELLILSAHYPSKRTEQSIQWFEFFKQSLPHPQEELSWGVGYGDTFVQGALSDMVSPTIGKLVAKRPTLRQKPIHAQTKPAVFSSRLEILALDRGTIMHRMLYLLSNPQAKLDLSTTQLKIYCQAVGNSEQEIAQLASQALAIINNPSFDWIFSKYKEAFKELPLYAESLGGKIIIDRLIVTDVAVYVIDFKTGVYRSEYRTQLEIYRSYVTYLYPNLPIHTGVLLIDSNRYLPFE; from the coding sequence ATGACTTTAGATCTAAACCAACCACATCAAAGTTTTGTAGTTACTGCATCAGCGGGAAGTGGTAAGACCCACGCCCTGCTCTCCAGATATTTACGATTGCTGGTTACCACGCCAAACCCCGCACAGATTTTAGTGGTTACCTTTTCAAGAAAATCAGCGCAAGATGTCACACGAAAGATACATGAGCTCGTGCGTCAAGCCGCCTTAGGAAACCAACAAGAAATTGAAGCGCTCCTCACGCGCATTGGCTTGACGCCTTCAGAGAAAACCATTCTAAGTTTACAATCGCTCTATAACAAAATTTATTTAGGTAATCAAGGCTTAAAGATAAAAACTTTTCATTCTTTTTTTCTTGAACTCGTACAAACCGTACCGCGAGGACTCGGGTTAGCATTACCGGGTACCGTGTTAGATAACCCCATTACGCTCCATGATCAAGTATTTAACCAACTTATGCAACAACCGTTGCGTTCAGAAGGAAGTAGACATCTCCTTACATTATTAATTCATGTAGGGGGATTGTTTACTACTAAAAAACTTCTCAGACAGTACTTAGAATTAAGAAATACGCTGGCGCTTGCCCAGCATGCTCACGGTATTGGCTCACTCTCGTATCACTGGCATAAAGCCGGCGAGCTATTTAACACTGCGGTACATCGCGAAGCGAGCCGTCAGTTTGTTTTTGAATATTCAGATATTGAACTTGAAGCCTATGGTCTATTACAACACCAAGATGAATTTAGCTACCTTTACTATACCCTCTACAACAGAATTACCCATGTCTTAGTTGATGAATTTCAAGACACCAATCCTTTAGCATGGCAATGTTTGCACTCATTGCTCTCTGCAACGATGCAACAAGCAGATGACCGAGGAAGTCGAGGTTTTTTTATCGTGGGCGACAACAAACAAATGATTTATAGCTTCAGAGGCGCACTTGCTGATATGCAACCACTCGCCTATTTGCGCTTAAGAGAATCTTTTGGGGCTGAGAGCGCTGAGCTAACCACTTCACACCGTTGCCCGACTCCGATTCTTGCTTTTGTTAATGCAGTTTTTAGTTCTTGTGCCACACTGAGCTCACCATCATTTACTTTTAGTAATCACATTGCCAGCAATCCAAATAAAAAAGGAAGAGTGGAAATAGGTCACATGTTTGGCGACAGCGCAAAACAATCCAAAGCAAATGCAGAGCAAGAGTCAATGTTTGTAGCTAAAAAAATCAAGGACTTGGTAGCGGGCCACATGAGCATTGCAGGAGTGGCCTATCGTTATAGCGATGTTATGATTCTTAGAAAAAACCGACTGCGTAGCCAACTATTAGAAAAGGCATTAGCAGAAGTCGGAGTACCATTCATAAGCGATGATGAAAAAAACGGCTACGAAGATGAAACAGTACTTGCGCTTATTTCTCTGATGCGTTGGGTTACCCGATCTACTTCCACGCAGGCAAATGGAAGTTTGCTAGATTTTATTTGTAGCGAATTGGCTGGGTTAAGTCAGTCTAACATTCAAGCGATACTATCTTTACAAGAATTAAGAATAGCGCAAAGTGAAACTGCTTCATCAATACTACTTTGGGATACGCTACACCTGGTCGTGAAGCAACAAGCGAACGACCTTACCCTATTGCTAAGTACATTAGAATACTGTGTTTCCCATTGGGTAGAATATACTCCCCATGATCTATTAACCATGGTGTTGGCAAAATTACGATTTGAGGAGCGTGTTTATGATTTTGCGCCAATCACTCCAATTGCAGTAGCGGCATTTTTAGATAGCGCCTTGTCTTTTCGGCAAGGGCGCTACCCATCCATGCGTGATTTCTTAAGCTACACTGAGCAGCTCCTAGAGCTTGGTGCGTTACAATTAGCAACCCCACCCACCGAGCGAGACGCAGTGCGAATATTAACTATTCATGCTGCAAAAGGGCTTGAAGCAAAAGTTGTTTTTTTTATGGATGTTGCCTGTCCAACTGAACAGGGAAAATACAAAACGCATCTTGAGCGAAATGGGTTAACTATTAGTTCAGTTTCACTCTTTGATAGCAATAAACCAGTTACTGACAAGATTAAAAAAAACTGGGAGGAAGCGGCGATGATAGAACTTGCCAATCTCATGTATGTTGCGCTAACCAGAGCCTCTGAGCTACTGATTCTCAGCGCCCATTATCCATCCAAGCGAACTGAGCAAAGTATACAGTGGTTTGAATTTTTTAAGCAATCATTACCTCATCCTCAGGAAGAATTATCTTGGGGGGTTGGCTATGGCGATACATTTGTTCAGGGAGCATTAAGCGACATGGTGTCCCCAACAATCGGCAAACTCGTGGCGAAGCGGCCAACCTTGCGACAAAAGCCAATCCATGCACAAACCAAGCCCGCAGTTTTTTCAAGCCGTTTAGAAATTTTAGCTCTAGATCGAGGCACGATTATGCACCGAATGCTGTATCTATTAAGCAATCCCCAGGCTAAACTTGATCTTTCCACTACGCAATTAAAAATCTATTGTCAAGCCGTGGGGAATAGTGAACAGGAGATTGCCCAACTTGCCAGCCAAGCTCTTGCCATTATCAATAACCCTTCTTTTGATTGGATATTCTCAAAGTATAAAGAGGCCTTTAAAGAACTTCCCCTCTATGCCGAATCACTCGGAGGCAAAATAATCATAGATAGATTAATTGTCACTGATGTAGCGGTGTATGTTATTGATTTCAAAACTGGTGTATATCGCTCAGAATATAGAACGCAACTTGAAATCTATCGTAGCTATGTAACCTATCTCTACCCAAATCTCCCCATTCACACTGGAGTTCTCTTGATAGATTCCAATCGCTACCTACCGTTTGAATAG